In a genomic window of Acidobacteriota bacterium:
- the mnmA gene encoding tRNA 2-thiouridine(34) synthase MnmA, which yields MTIVVAMSGGVDSTVAAALLVEEGYDVVGLSMQVYDQREGEARFGSCCTLDDLHDARRAAHRLGIPHYIVNFERPFETHVIDRFVAEYLAGRTPIPCTRCNSDVKFATLVERAAGLGADALATGHYARVAFDQARGRYVLRRGTDPAKDQAYFLFSLTQAQLAGTRFPVGHLRKADVRALARARGLPVADKPDSHEICFVPDGDYAAFVERRAGRRPPAGPFVDAAGSVVGTHEGLHRYTVGQRKGLGLAAGRPLYVVELRPDTNTVVVGERAALERTRLVARDVSWVAGAAPAGPMPASVQIRHRHAAAAATVRVVGDGVAEVEFEHPQAAIAPGQAAVFFDGDEVLGGGWIESSG from the coding sequence ATGACGATCGTCGTCGCGATGTCGGGCGGAGTGGACTCGACGGTCGCCGCGGCGCTGCTCGTCGAGGAGGGCTACGACGTCGTCGGCCTGTCGATGCAGGTGTACGACCAGCGAGAGGGCGAGGCCAGGTTCGGCAGCTGCTGCACGCTCGACGACCTGCACGATGCGCGGCGCGCGGCGCACCGCCTCGGCATCCCCCACTACATCGTCAACTTCGAGCGGCCGTTCGAGACGCACGTCATCGACCGTTTCGTCGCGGAGTACCTGGCCGGCCGGACACCCATTCCCTGCACCCGCTGCAACAGCGACGTCAAGTTCGCCACGCTCGTCGAGCGGGCGGCGGGCCTCGGCGCCGACGCGCTCGCCACCGGGCACTACGCGCGCGTCGCCTTCGACCAGGCCCGCGGCCGCTACGTGCTGCGGCGCGGCACAGACCCTGCCAAGGACCAGGCGTACTTCCTGTTCTCGCTGACGCAGGCCCAGCTGGCCGGCACGCGCTTTCCCGTGGGCCATCTGCGCAAGGCCGACGTGAGGGCGCTCGCACGAGCGCGGGGGCTGCCCGTCGCCGACAAGCCCGACAGCCACGAAATCTGTTTCGTCCCCGACGGCGACTACGCCGCGTTCGTCGAGCGGCGTGCAGGAAGACGCCCCCCCGCCGGCCCCTTCGTCGACGCGGCCGGCTCGGTCGTCGGCACGCACGAGGGCCTGCACCGCTACACCGTCGGTCAGCGAAAGGGTCTCGGCCTGGCGGCCGGACGCCCCCTCTACGTCGTCGAGCTTCGACCCGACACGAACACCGTGGTGGTCGGCGAACGCGCGGCGCTCGAGCGGACTCGACTCGTGGCGCGCGACGTCAGCTGGGTCGCGGGCGCGGCCCCAGCGGGGCCGATGCCGGCGTCGGTGCAGATTCGTCATCGTCACGCCGCCGCGGCGGCGACGGTCCGCGTGGTCGGCGACGGTGTCGCCGAGGTGGAGTTCGAGCACCCACAGGCGGCCATCGCGCCCGGCCAGGCGGCGGTGTTCTTCGATGGCGACGAGGTGCTCGGCGGCGGGTGGATCGAGTCGAGCGGTTGA
- the trxB gene encoding thioredoxin-disulfide reductase — translation MRDVVIIGSGPAGLTAALYAARANLRPLVIEGLTAGGQLMLTTMVENWPGYRDGIMGPDLIAELRRQAERFGAEIVTGHVEAVDLATRPFTVRLNEGDPVQAQALIVATGASARLLGLESEAKLMGRGVTTCATCDGYFYRGRPVAVVGGGDSAAEEAIFLTKFASKVSLIHRRDRLRASKIMQDKVLAHPKIELLWNTIVDEVRDVSKGEVSGLRLRDTVSGQQRELAVDGLFVAIGHTPNTSLFKGTLDMDQNGYLVTREGTRTNVPGVFACGDVQDHVYRQAITAAGSGCMAAIDAERFLEHASDRAAVPASADAPTASH, via the coding sequence ATGCGGGATGTCGTCATCATCGGGTCCGGGCCGGCGGGACTGACCGCCGCCCTCTACGCCGCGCGGGCGAACCTGCGCCCCCTCGTCATCGAGGGGCTCACCGCCGGCGGTCAGCTGATGCTGACCACGATGGTCGAGAACTGGCCCGGCTACCGTGACGGCATCATGGGCCCCGACCTGATCGCCGAGTTGCGGCGCCAGGCCGAGCGGTTCGGCGCCGAGATCGTCACCGGGCACGTCGAGGCCGTCGATCTCGCCACCCGTCCCTTCACGGTCCGCCTGAACGAGGGCGATCCGGTGCAAGCGCAGGCGCTGATTGTGGCCACCGGGGCGTCGGCCCGGCTGCTGGGCCTCGAGTCGGAAGCGAAGCTCATGGGCCGCGGCGTCACCACGTGCGCCACCTGCGATGGCTACTTCTACCGGGGCCGGCCGGTGGCGGTCGTGGGCGGAGGCGACTCGGCAGCCGAAGAGGCCATCTTCCTCACCAAGTTCGCCTCGAAGGTTTCACTGATTCACCGGCGCGACCGGCTGCGCGCCTCGAAGATCATGCAGGACAAGGTCCTGGCCCATCCCAAGATCGAGCTCCTGTGGAACACCATCGTCGACGAGGTGCGCGACGTCTCGAAAGGCGAGGTGTCGGGGCTGCGCCTCCGCGATACCGTGAGCGGCCAGCAGCGCGAGCTCGCCGTCGACGGGCTGTTCGTGGCCATTGGCCACACCCCGAATACCTCGTTGTTCAAGGGCACGCTCGACATGGACCAGAACGGGTACCTGGTCACCCGCGAGGGAACCCGGACGAACGTGCCCGGGGTGTTCGCCTGTGGCGACGTCCAGGACCACGTGTACCGCCAGGCCATCACGGCGGCCGGCAGCGGCTGCATGGCGGCCATCGACGCGGAACGGTTCCTCGAGCACGCGTCGGACCGCGCCGCCGTGCCAGCGTCGGCTGACGCCCCGACCGCCTCCCACTGA
- the trxA gene encoding thioredoxin, which translates to MASEKVQTFTDGNFDSAVLKAAAPVLVDFWAEWCGPCRMIAPAIDALASELEGKAVVGKLNVDDYPEISTRYGVRSIPTLLVFKNGSVVDSMVGVADKNHLKKMLERHA; encoded by the coding sequence ATGGCATCCGAGAAGGTCCAGACGTTCACCGATGGCAACTTCGACAGCGCAGTCCTCAAGGCGGCGGCTCCGGTGCTGGTCGATTTCTGGGCGGAGTGGTGCGGCCCGTGCCGCATGATCGCGCCGGCGATCGACGCGCTCGCGAGCGAGCTCGAGGGCAAGGCCGTGGTGGGCAAGCTCAACGTCGACGACTATCCCGAGATCTCGACGCGCTACGGCGTGCGCAGCATTCCCACGCTGCTCGTCTTCAAGAACGGCTCGGTCGTCGATTCGATGGTGGGCGTGGCCGACAAGAACCACCTCAAGAAGATGCTCGAGAGGCACGCCTGA
- the glgA gene encoding glycogen synthase GlgA produces MSILMVASEALPFAKTGGLGDVAGALPVALGRAGHDVTLVVPRYRGIDVAGTRSTAVAVPLGREVIEVTCHEAALAPGARAILVDCPAMFDREGLYGVGNDDYDDNPRRFGLLSRAAIEFALATGLRPDIVHAHDWQAALVPVFLRTLYADHPVFGGVPTVFTIHNVAYKGLCDGHYWIEALGLPPELYTVHGVEYWGRMSLLKGGLTCADLLTTVSPRYAEELLTPEAGLGFEGIVASRRRDLVGILNGIDTACWDPSSDPLIPARYSPGDLAGKELNKRALLGAYGLPVDPVTLSRPLVGMIARMIDQKGLDLIAAAQAEFAQLDASFVVLGTGEARYEDMWRALSALAADRIAVRIGYDEQTAHLVHAGSDLFLLPSRFEPCGLSQMYAQRYGTVPVVRATGGLDDSVDHFDAASGRGTGFKFHEYSPAALLGMLKYALATYHDRDAWRLLQQNGMGRDFSWEAAARSYERAYERARQAAVAHASV; encoded by the coding sequence GACGTTGCCGGAGCCCTCCCCGTCGCGCTTGGCCGGGCCGGCCACGACGTGACGCTCGTCGTCCCCCGTTATCGCGGGATTGATGTCGCCGGCACCCGATCGACGGCGGTCGCCGTGCCCCTCGGCCGAGAGGTGATCGAGGTCACGTGTCACGAGGCAGCTCTGGCGCCCGGTGCCCGGGCCATCCTCGTCGACTGCCCCGCGATGTTCGACCGCGAGGGTCTGTACGGTGTCGGCAACGACGACTACGACGACAACCCTCGCCGGTTCGGCCTGTTGTCGCGCGCCGCGATCGAGTTTGCCCTCGCGACCGGCCTTCGTCCCGACATCGTGCACGCGCACGACTGGCAGGCGGCGCTCGTCCCGGTATTCCTGCGCACGCTGTACGCCGACCATCCCGTGTTCGGAGGCGTGCCGACCGTGTTCACCATCCACAACGTCGCGTACAAGGGGTTGTGCGACGGGCATTACTGGATCGAGGCGCTCGGTCTGCCCCCCGAGCTCTACACGGTGCACGGCGTGGAGTACTGGGGGAGAATGAGCCTGCTCAAGGGGGGACTCACCTGTGCCGACCTCCTGACGACGGTCAGTCCGCGGTACGCTGAGGAACTGCTCACCCCCGAGGCCGGGCTCGGCTTCGAGGGAATCGTGGCGAGCCGTCGGCGCGACCTCGTCGGGATCCTGAACGGCATCGATACTGCATGCTGGGATCCGTCGTCCGACCCGTTGATTCCCGCGCGGTATTCGCCTGGCGACCTGGCTGGCAAGGAACTGAACAAGCGGGCACTGCTCGGCGCGTACGGCCTGCCGGTCGACCCCGTCACCTTGTCGCGGCCGCTCGTCGGGATGATCGCCCGGATGATCGACCAGAAGGGCCTCGATCTGATTGCCGCCGCGCAGGCGGAATTCGCACAACTCGACGCCTCGTTCGTCGTCCTCGGCACGGGCGAGGCTCGATACGAGGACATGTGGCGAGCGCTCTCGGCCCTGGCGGCCGACCGGATCGCCGTTCGGATCGGCTACGACGAACAGACCGCGCACCTCGTGCACGCCGGCAGCGACCTGTTCCTGCTGCCGTCGCGCTTCGAGCCGTGTGGCCTGAGCCAGATGTACGCTCAGCGATACGGCACGGTTCCGGTCGTCCGGGCCACGGGAGGGCTCGACGACAGCGTCGACCACTTCGACGCCGCGTCGGGACGGGGGACCGGGTTCAAGTTTCACGAGTACTCCCCCGCGGCGCTGCTCGGCATGCTCAAGTACGCGCTCGCGACCTACCACGACCGTGATGCCTGGCGCCTGCTCCAGCAGAACGGGATGGGACGCGACTTCTCGTGGGAAGCGGCCGCCCGGAGCTACGAACGGGCCTACGAGCGGGCGCGCCAGGCGGCGGTGGCGCACGCCAGCGTGTAA